The segment GGCAGCTTTGGGCTTTAATGGAGATGCAGCCTGCTGCCTTTTCTTTTGGTTGAACTGATAAATAGAATCTCCCTTTTTCAGTCTGTAGTTGCACGTGACTGCCAGATAAAGAAGACACCTCAGATGTCTGTTCCCTTTCTTGGATATAGCCAGGTGGGTTCCATCCTTCTCACCTGACTGATTGATCTTCGGATTCAGTCCTGCATATGCTACGATGCCCCGTGCATTTCTGAAACGTGTGACATCGCCGATTTCCGCGATGATCCGTGCCGCGATGTTCCTGCCAATTCCAGGAATACTGAGCAGAATCGCAAAGGAAGGAAGCTTACTGGCATCTTCGATCAGTTCCTCAAGGTATGTATTGCAGAGCTCCATCTGCTCCATGAGTTCATTGATCATCTGAGGAAACTGCTGTACTTCCACACTGTCCGCATCCACGCCGGAATAACATTCCTCTGCACACTGATACATCTTGTGAACGATATTTTCAGTGAAGCCTTTCTTATGACCTGCGGGCTTCCGGATCGCTTTCACAATGGTTTCCTCCCTGTGCCTGAGAAGTAATGATGGATGCGGATATTTCTTCAGCACCTCCATCGGAACCGAATCGTAAAGGCTTGCATGCCCTTTGAAGCACTTATCCATGCGCGGATAGATCACATCCAGCATTGCCCGGAACGTGCATTTCCGCTGACGCAGGATCTTCAATTCGCTCTCATACATGCGATTCTTTGCCCGCAGACGTGCATATGTATCCGATTCATTCTGGTGGCACTGGAGATGTTCTTCCTGGTAATACACTTTGGCGATATGGGCACAATCCGCATTGTCTGTCTTATTGCCATGAAGGTTCGTCTTCCGATAAGCTGCAGACAGCAGTGGCGGAACGACAATGTAAGGATTTCCTATATCATCAAGATACTTCTGGAGACAGCGATGGTAGACGCCGGTCGCCTCGAATACTACCGGGACTGTATCAGCTTCGCTCTTCTCCTTCACCATCTCAATGGTTTCAGACAATGCTTCAAAGCCATCTTTCGTATCGTTCAGCACTTTCGGCTTCCGCAGGGAATGGCCTGCTGTCAGCCACGGCTGATAGTGGCAGTTGCCTTTTGAGACATCTACCGTGATAATTGGTCCGTCCATAAAAGAGCCTCCTCTGGCATAAATGTCTGCGGTAAAGCTTCCCTGAACCTTTGCGATAGCTGATTTTTCTGGATTAGATACGGCATGCCTGAATACTTCCGGCTGCACATTTTGATTAAGCTGGCTATATCACAAAAGGGAAGCAGGACGTTTTTTGTTACTGGCTTATCGTTCGATAGCTTAAAAAAAGCGGCGTCCTTACTTTTACCCAGACCTTTCCGGTATATGCCTATACGCAGGAAAGGCCAGGAATACATCCAGGTAATCCTGACCTTACCATTGTAGATTCATATGCTCATGACAGCTCAATCAGGACTGGATTCTTCCTGATTTCATAATAGAAAGAAAAAGCAGGCCTTTCGGCCTGCGGAATGTGCAATGGTGACGAGTACGGGATTCGGACCCGTGAAATGCTGCCTTGAGAGGGCAGTGTGTTAAGCCGCTTCACCAACTCGCCAGTCAGAACGTGTTCTTATCGAACGCGTTCTTAATAATACCCGATATTTAATTAAGCCGCAAGTGCTTTTTTAGCAGTCTCGGCAAGATCAGCGAATCCCTTTTCATCATGGATTGCCATCTCGGAGAGCATCTTACGGTTGATGTTAACGCCGGCCAGCTTCAGACCGTGCATCATCTGCGAATAGCTCAGTCCGTTGAGACGGGCACCCGCATTGATACGAGCGATCCAGAGGCGGCGCATATCGCGCTTGGTCTGCTTGCGTCCGATGTAGGAATACTTCATCGAATGCATGACCTGCTCATTGGCGGTTCTGTAGAGCAGATGCTTGCTGCCGAAATAGCCCTTGGCGAGCTTTAATACCTTCTTACGACGATTGCGCGTCGGTGTCGATCCTTTTACTCTCATCTTGTGCCTCCTCTAATTAACCCTGCAGCAGCTGGGAATCACGCTTTGCATCGGTCGCGTTGAGGAGCGTTGCCTTGCCGAGGTGCTTCTTCTGCTTGTGCGACTTGTTTGCCGCAAAATGCGAAACATAGTTGTGATGAACAGCAACCTTGCCGGAACCCGTAACCTTGGTACGCTTGGCATAGGTCTTCTTTGTCTTCATCTTGATCTTGTTCTTGGGCTTTCTTGCTTTTGCCTTCATAGTTGATTCCTCCTGTTCCTTACTTTCCTTTCTTCGGCGACAGCACGACAGACATCGTGTTGCCCTCCATGGCAGGCTTCTTGTCCACCTGCGCAATATCAGACATCTTGTCAATGAACTCGTTCATGACGCTTTCACCGACTTCCTTGCGGGTAATCATACGTCCGCGGAATTTCATGTCGATACGAACCTTCTGGCCGTCCTCGATCCATTCCCGCGCATGGCGGAGCTTCGTCTCGAAATCGCCGACATCAACGACCGGCGACAGACGCAGGGGTTTCACCTCCGTCACATGCTGATTGCGCTTGGCTTCCCTTGCCTTCTTCTGCTCGTTGAAATGGTACTTGCCATAATCCAGAATCTTGCATACGGGCGGCTGAGCATTCGGAGCGACGCAGAACAGATCCAGTCCCTCGTCGGCAGCCTTGTCCAGCGCCGCGCGGCGGCTCATGACGCCAAGTCTGTTTCCATCGGAGTCAATGACCATGACTTCGCGGAAGTGAATGTTCTCGTTGACCAGTTCTTCCGGGACATTCCGTTTCGGTTTGATATACCTCAAGTAAGACCTCCTGACTGTAAATAAAAGCAGGCACAGAATTCACCGCACCTGCTCATAAAAGATCATATTCACTGATCAATCGGCTGGCTGCCCAGGTCCCTGAGGTCCTCGGGTGAGAAGCGGTGGCTTCTGCTTTCCGTTTTCGTTACGCCAAATATATTAACAATATCCGGCTCAGTGTGCAATACAATTTTCAGATTTCGAAGCCAACAACGTTGACCGTAATATCCGATGTCTTGAATCCGGTCATAAACAGGATATTTTCATAGATGTGATTCTGAACCTGCGAGCTGACCGTACCCGCATTGGCACCATACTTCACACGTACATCGGCGGAAATCTTCAGTTTGTTATCCTCAATCGAAACGCCGACGCTCTTGGCAAAACGGCTCTCGACCGGAACGATATCCTCCACATCCTTGAGAGAAATCTCCGCAATCGACTGAAACACGGTCTTATTGATGGCGATGCGGCCCATTTCGCCGCTCTCTTTTAATACGACATATTCCTGTGCCATAAGTATTACCTCTTTGCCTCATTATAGCAGTCCGTTACGCCTGAAACAAACGCAGAACCGCATCCGAAAGATCGCTGCCAAGATCCTCCAGACGCGCCGAAAGCAGCGCATAGTCCGAATACATTGCACTGATGCGGTCCGCCTCATGACGGAACAGTTCCTTGACCTCATAGAGCTTTTCATCGTGAATCGTATCGATCGTATCGGCCCTGATCAGCGCATCCGCAAGACGCTCCAGCAGACTGTTGCGCACCCTGTCAGCCTCTTCTTTGCCAAACTGCGTA is part of the Galactobacillus timonensis genome and harbors:
- a CDS encoding IS110 family transposase, which codes for MDGPIITVDVSKGNCHYQPWLTAGHSLRKPKVLNDTKDGFEALSETIEMVKEKSEADTVPVVFEATGVYHRCLQKYLDDIGNPYIVVPPLLSAAYRKTNLHGNKTDNADCAHIAKVYYQEEHLQCHQNESDTYARLRAKNRMYESELKILRQRKCTFRAMLDVIYPRMDKCFKGHASLYDSVPMEVLKKYPHPSLLLRHREETIVKAIRKPAGHKKGFTENIVHKMYQCAEECYSGVDADSVEVQQFPQMINELMEQMELCNTYLEELIEDASKLPSFAILLSIPGIGRNIAARIIAEIGDVTRFRNARGIVAYAGLNPKINQSGEKDGTHLAISKKGNRHLRCLLYLAVTCNYRLKKGDSIYQFNQKKRQQAASPLKPKAANIAAADKLLVVIYSLMKNGSTFRS
- the rplT gene encoding 50S ribosomal protein L20 produces the protein MRVKGSTPTRNRRKKVLKLAKGYFGSKHLLYRTANEQVMHSMKYSYIGRKQTKRDMRRLWIARINAGARLNGLSYSQMMHGLKLAGVNINRKMLSEMAIHDEKGFADLAETAKKALAA
- the rpmI gene encoding 50S ribosomal protein L35 — protein: MKAKARKPKNKIKMKTKKTYAKRTKVTGSGKVAVHHNYVSHFAANKSHKQKKHLGKATLLNATDAKRDSQLLQG
- the infC gene encoding translation initiation factor IF-3; protein product: MRYIKPKRNVPEELVNENIHFREVMVIDSDGNRLGVMSRRAALDKAADEGLDLFCVAPNAQPPVCKILDYGKYHFNEQKKAREAKRNQHVTEVKPLRLSPVVDVGDFETKLRHAREWIEDGQKVRIDMKFRGRMITRKEVGESVMNEFIDKMSDIAQVDKKPAMEGNTMSVVLSPKKGK
- a CDS encoding Asp23/Gls24 family envelope stress response protein; protein product: MAQEYVVLKESGEMGRIAINKTVFQSIAEISLKDVEDIVPVESRFAKSVGVSIEDNKLKISADVRVKYGANAGTVSSQVQNHIYENILFMTGFKTSDITVNVVGFEI